In Campylobacter concisus, the genomic window TATCTCTAATAAATTCATTTGACAATTCTTCTGCTTGAGCAGGGGATTTAACATAAACTATAGTAGGCTCACTTAAACTATTTAATAGCTCAAACAGCTTCATTTTCCTTTCTTCCTTGGAACTACAGCTTATTTTTTCCAATTCTTGTCTTACTAATGAATACTCCGTTTTAAAGAAATTTAGACTATATTTTTTAATAAAATCATTATCAACGTTATCTACCGATGGAGTCAATAATATTAATTGCGGATTTCTAAACATTACTTTGTAAAATGCAATGTTTAATTGGCTGACTCTATCGTCGTGTTTATGGTTTGATATTTTATAAAATTCATCAACTATAAATAAATCTATATTGTTAATTTTGGGTAAAATATCTAAAACTCGCTCACTGGTTAAAATAAACAAGTTGTTTGTTTCATTTATATCCTGGCTTGTATTAACCACGATATTATAAAAATCTTGATAATTTTGGAGCTTTTTTCTAGTTTCATCAATTAGTGCCAATGTCGGCTGAATAATTAATATATTGCTATATTTTTTTCTTGCTACAAATTCTTGTATTAGTAAGCTTTTACCAAAACTAGTAGGTGCGGAGATAAGTAAATTTTGTCTATTTGAGATTTTTTCCTCTAATACCTTCTGCCAGTAGTGAAACGCTACTCTATTATTTTCAAAATCGCTTATAAATTTAGATTTGTGGTACTCGCACCTAACTAATGCAGCAGTATTAAGCAATTCATTTTTATCTTTTAAATATGGATAAAAACCAAAACTTTCAATTAAATCAATAAAAACAGGTCTTATATTTTCATTAACGTACTTCCAGTTTTCTAAGACCAAGATCAGGCTATCCATATCTTCATTGTCCGAAATTTCTTTGGCTATTTTAAAACTCTTATTTAAATCTGACAAATCTAAAATTTCAAACATTAATTCTGCTCTTTTTTTAATTTTTCGTGTAGCTGCTTTACTAGCCCAAATTTACTTTCTACCGGAAATAAAAATAAATTTATTTTAAGTCTATCTCTATTGCCAAAATCTTTAATTTTTTGATCAAATTTTTTTCTAGTATCTTTTGCAAATTTCTCCAATATATCTTTAAAATCGTTATGCGTATTTCCTGAATCGTTAAATTTAAAATTGTCTAAAATTTTACTATCAAATAGTGCAAAAAAGCAAGCATTTATATTTGATAGTCTTTGTATAAAAGTACTAGATTTAATTAATTCTCTTATTTCATCACTCACTTCTTTATCATCATAATAATCGCTTAATCTATTATTGATGATTGCAAATTCAGAATCAAAAAAATTAACATTAAAATGCTCAAATAAATCATTAGCCAGATCCTGTAATGCATTTGATAGGCTTTTATAAAATTTACTCTCACCTAACCAGAGTTCATTCTTCTCTTTGTCATAATGAACCGCATCAAAACCATGAACCATTCCGTTTGGACTATCTTTAAAATATATTTTGGATATAAGTTGTGGTTTATTAAATTGTCTTTCCAGTAAATAATATAGTATAAGCTCTCCAAATTCGCCACGCTTTAAATATCTATCTTCTGCATCCTTATCTGCCGATATGAAATATTCGTTAGCTTCTTTAATCTCTTTAACTTTATAAAGCAACTCCATGCCGTCCCTAGTAGCTTTTCTAGGACCAAATTCCGATGAAATCTCTAAAGCTCTTTTTTTACCAAGTGCAAAGAATGGAATTTCATTAAAAATTTCCTCATTCCACTCATCTATTTTTTGATATACCCGTCCTTCATCGTTTATATCAAAAACAATATGAAAGCAATACGTTTGAATGCTTTCATACTCATACTTATTTGTTAAATAGTTCAAAATTTAAGCCTGACCAAATTTTACTCCCACTCAATAGTTGCAGGTGGCTTGCTCGAGATGTCGTAAACTACGCGGTTGATGCCATTTACCTCGTTTATAATGCGGCGGCTTACGTTTTCTAGCAGATCGTACGGCAGGCGTGAGAAGCTTGCAGTCATGCCATCGCTCGCATCGACCACACGCACGCAAACAGCGTTTTCATAAGTGCGGTTATCACCCATAACACCAACAGAATTTACATTTAAAAGTACGCAGAACGCCTGCCAAGTTTTGTTATACCAGCCAGTGCTCTTTAGCTCATCACGCAAGATCACATCAGCTTTACGAAGTAGTTCTAAGCTTGGCTTATTTACCTCACCCATTATGCGAATAGCAAGGCCCGGTCCTGGGAAAGGATGGCGAAAGACTAGATCTCGGCTTAGTCCAAGCTCAAGGCCTAGCTTTCTAACCTCATCTTTAAAAATTTCTCTTAGTGGCTCTATTAGCTCAAATGTCATCCAATCAGGCAAGCCTCCAACGTTGTGGTGGCTCTTTATCGTCTTGCTTGAGCCAACGACTGAGCTTTCGATGATATCAGTATAAAGAGTGCCTTGAGCTAAAAATTTCACATCGCCATGTTTTTTAGCCTCTTTTTCAAAAATTTCTATAAAGGTCTCACCTATGATCTTGCGTTTTTTCTCAGGATCTATCACGCCAGCTAAGCGGCCAAGGAAGATCTCGCTCGCGTCTATGCTAACTAGCTCAACACCAAGCTTTGTTCTAAATGTAGCTTCAACCTGCTCTCTTTCGTTTGTTCTAAGAAGTCCGTTATCAACAAAGACAAGGATCAAATTTTCAGGCACAGCAGCCGCTAAAAGTGCCGCAGTCACGGAGCTGTCCACACCACCGCTAACTGCACAAAGTACCTTGTGAGTGCCTACTGTTTTTCTTATCTCTTCTATCTTATTTTTAGCGAAGCTTCCCATATTCCATGTGCTCTCGCAGCCGCAGATATATTTAGCAAAATTCTTTAAAATTTGTGTGCCATACTCGCTGTGTTGTACCTCTGCGTGAAACTGGATCGCATAAAATTTTCGTTTATCATCGCCAAAAGCACAATAAGGCGAATTTTCACTAATAGCGATCACTTCAAAGCCCTCTGGCAAGTCCTTTACATAGTCACTATGACTCATCCATACGATTTGTTTTGAAGGTGTATCTTTAAATAGCTCATGCTCTTTAATAACATTAAGCTCAGCCTTGCCATACTCTTTTTGATCAGCTGCTAAAACCTCAGCCCCATGCGTGTGAGCAAGCAGTTGCATACCGTAGCAAACGCCAAGTATAGGAATGTTTAACTCAAAGACGCCGTTATCGCAAAAATAAGCATCTTTAGCATAAACACTAGCTGGACCGCCACTTAAAATGATACCCTTTGGCTCTTTCGCCTTTATCTCACTAAGCTTTGCATTAAATGGCAAAATTTCAGTGTAGACGCCCTCTTCTCTTAGCCTTCTAGCTATTAGCTGAGTGTATTGCGAACCAAAATCCAAAACTATAATCGTATTGTTCATTTATAACCTTTTAAAAATAGATATGAAAAATTTCAAACTGCACATACCAAACAATGATCGATACGATATATCCTAGAACCACCATCCAAGCGTATTTCATATGTGCACCAAAGGTATAAATTCCTTTTAATTTACCCATTACTCCAACACCAGCTGCTGAACCAAAGCTGATCATCGAACCGCCGATACCAGCAGTTAGTGTCACTAGTAGCCACTGACTCATTGCCTCGCCTGCATCAGCTCCCATTGCTGGATTTGCTTTCAAAACAGCTGACATAACAGGGACATTATCAACGATCGCTGAAAGGAATCCAACGCCGATATTTACAGCAGTTGAGCCAAATTTATAATAAAGTGATACAGCGTAATTTAAAAATCCAGCAAAATGAAGAGCGCCAACTGCAGCTAAAATTCCAAAGAAGAAAAATAGTGTGTTGTTTTCGATCTTTGACATATAGTGAAATACATGCATTGGCTCTTCATTTTTGTGAGCTTTTTTGAAATAGTAAGTATAAAGACTAAGTAGTGAAAAGCCAAACATCATGCCCCACATCGCTGGCAAGTGGAAAAGCTGATGCATCATAACTGCACAAAAGATAGTAAATGCGCCTATAAAAATAACCGCTTTACCGCCTTTTTTCATAACCACTTTTGGCTCATTTGCCACATCAAAATGTGGTGCAGTACTTGGCACTACACGAGAAAGTAAAAATGCCGTTACAAACCAACCTATGATAGATGCTGGGAAAAGTGCGAAAAAATCGACAAACGGCGCTTTTCCAGCAGCCCAAGCCATAAGCGTAGTGATATCGCCAAATGGACTCCATGCTCCACCTGCGTTTGCTGCAACGACAATGTTTATTGCGCCAGCCACTAGAAAATTTGTATTATTTCTATCTATTGTTAGAAGAACGGTTGAAAGAATAAGCGCTGTTGTTAGGTTATCAGCCACTGGGCTTATGAAAAATGCCAAAACACCAGTTAGCCAAAATAGTTTTCTATAAGTATAGCCTTTTGATACGAGATTATATTTAAGTGCGTTAAATACGTCTCTTTCTATAAGTGCTTCGATAAAAGTCATCGCTACCATCAAGAAAAATACGATCTGAGCGATCTCTAAAATCAGGTGATTTACCTCATGTTCAAGCGAATGCACATCCATGCCATTTATAAGCATATAAACACCGATAAGTAGAAACATAAATGTACCGATAAAAATAGCAGGTTTTGCTTTGTCGATATGGAAATTTTCTTCTGCTGCTATGAAAAAATATCCAACAACAAAAATTATAAGCGATAAAATTCCTGCCCATGTAGTAGTTAAGTCAATAGCTGCGGTTTCTCCATCAGCACCAAAAGCCATCGCGAAAAATAAGCCTAGAAGTCCAAAAAACCTCATTATACTCTCCTTGTAGAATAAAAAATCTTGGTATATTACTTAAATGAGCCTAAAAATTAGGTTAGTTAAAATTATTAAGCTTACATTACATTTTTATTTAAATAAGAAAATTTTACTAGATTTTGTTTATCTTGTCAGTTTTCTTTTCTTTTACTGGAGCATTTCCATAAAATGGATCATCTTTATAGCCACAACCGCTAAATGCAAAAAGAGTAAAAATTAAAATAAAAAATGATAAGATAAGCCCATGAAAAACGCTAAATTTTTGATAAATACTATTCATGAAAATCCTTTGTATAAAGAAAAATTAAGCATGGCAAATGAGTGCCAACAGCTTTTAGAGCTTATGGGGAAAGCAAAACGATTTTATATAGCTTTTTGCTACGTTAGAGAAGGTGTTTTGACCTTTGTTCTTACTCATCCCACCGGGCTTTTAGAGCTTAGGCGTGATAGTAGTATAAATGATATAAAAAGGTTATTAAAAACCTTTTGCAATTTTAATAAAAATAGCGTTTTTAACAGCATTCTTACTCCAAAGCCTCTTAACGAAATCAACTATACAAAGAACAAAAAAGAAGAAAATATAAGATTTGTCGTGAGCAAATTTTTAAAATTTTTTAATCAAAAAGAGCAAAGTACCATCTTTTATGCGCCAGTTAGTAAAGGCGAGTTTAAAAATTTAGCAAAAGACGAGCAAATACACCAAAAATTTGAAGAGCTAAGAGAAATTTTGCTCAACAAAAATGAGCAGGCAAGATGCTAATAGACGAGATAAGAACGCTTCCAAACGAGCCTGGCGTATACCAGTATTTTGACGCGCAAAATAGACTCTTATACGTTGGCAAGGCCAAAATTTTAAAAAATAGGGTCAAAAGCTACTTTAAATTTACCCCAAGCCTAGCTCCGGCTGAAAAACTAAGCCCTAGAATTTCAAAGATGATAAGCGAGGCGGTGCATCTTGAATACATCGTCACGCCAAGCGAAGCAGACGCTCTAATACTTGAAAATTCTTTCATCAAGCAGCTTAAGCCAAAATACAACATCTTGCTTCGTGACGACAAGACCTACCCTTATATTTTTATAAATTTAAATGATGATTTTCCAAGATTTGAGATCACTAGAAAGGTGGTAAAAGGCTCGAATATCCGCTATTTTGGGCCATATTTTAGTGGAGCTAGCGAGCTGCTTGAGGCACTTT contains:
- a CDS encoding DUF1837 domain-containing protein, which gives rise to MNYLTNKYEYESIQTYCFHIVFDINDEGRVYQKIDEWNEEIFNEIPFFALGKKRALEISSEFGPRKATRDGMELLYKVKEIKEANEYFISADKDAEDRYLKRGEFGELILYYLLERQFNKPQLISKIYFKDSPNGMVHGFDAVHYDKEKNELWLGESKFYKSLSNALQDLANDLFEHFNVNFFDSEFAIINNRLSDYYDDKEVSDEIRELIKSSTFIQRLSNINACFFALFDSKILDNFKFNDSGNTHNDFKDILEKFAKDTRKKFDQKIKDFGNRDRLKINLFLFPVESKFGLVKQLHEKLKKEQN
- the guaA gene encoding glutamine-hydrolyzing GMP synthase, translating into MNNTIIVLDFGSQYTQLIARRLREEGVYTEILPFNAKLSEIKAKEPKGIILSGGPASVYAKDAYFCDNGVFELNIPILGVCYGMQLLAHTHGAEVLAADQKEYGKAELNVIKEHELFKDTPSKQIVWMSHSDYVKDLPEGFEVIAISENSPYCAFGDDKRKFYAIQFHAEVQHSEYGTQILKNFAKYICGCESTWNMGSFAKNKIEEIRKTVGTHKVLCAVSGGVDSSVTAALLAAAVPENLILVFVDNGLLRTNEREQVEATFRTKLGVELVSIDASEIFLGRLAGVIDPEKKRKIIGETFIEIFEKEAKKHGDVKFLAQGTLYTDIIESSVVGSSKTIKSHHNVGGLPDWMTFELIEPLREIFKDEVRKLGLELGLSRDLVFRHPFPGPGLAIRIMGEVNKPSLELLRKADVILRDELKSTGWYNKTWQAFCVLLNVNSVGVMGDNRTYENAVCVRVVDASDGMTASFSRLPYDLLENVSRRIINEVNGINRVVYDISSKPPATIEWE
- the nhaD gene encoding sodium:proton antiporter NhaD, giving the protein MRFFGLLGLFFAMAFGADGETAAIDLTTTWAGILSLIIFVVGYFFIAAEENFHIDKAKPAIFIGTFMFLLIGVYMLINGMDVHSLEHEVNHLILEIAQIVFFLMVAMTFIEALIERDVFNALKYNLVSKGYTYRKLFWLTGVLAFFISPVADNLTTALILSTVLLTIDRNNTNFLVAGAINIVVAANAGGAWSPFGDITTLMAWAAGKAPFVDFFALFPASIIGWFVTAFLLSRVVPSTAPHFDVANEPKVVMKKGGKAVIFIGAFTIFCAVMMHQLFHLPAMWGMMFGFSLLSLYTYYFKKAHKNEEPMHVFHYMSKIENNTLFFFFGILAAVGALHFAGFLNYAVSLYYKFGSTAVNIGVGFLSAIVDNVPVMSAVLKANPAMGADAGEAMSQWLLVTLTAGIGGSMISFGSAAGVGVMGKLKGIYTFGAHMKYAWMVVLGYIVSIIVWYVQFEIFHIYF